CTTGATGTCTTCTATACTTCAGATAGATATAATGGGAATTATGGCTGCCGGAAGGTGTGCTTTGTAGTTTTGTGGCCGACCCCCTCTTAAAGCTTCTTTTTAAAAAGAACTTTTAAATCTTTTTGGATCCATAGCTTCAAGAAATTAAGCAAAAAGGAATAAATGAAGGAAAAttagccctctctctctctctctctccgccaCCCACCCTTCCTGGGGCGGTAAGGCATGGCGCATTTTTCCCTTTTCTAATGTTTTCCGACGAGACAAGTCACACTTTTGTATGCTTTGTGATAATGCTAGATGTATGATATTGTTTTGATAATTTTCACTGTGCAGAGCAATGGATTTCTTGGTGCAGTTATTTCGCAACCTGATTGATCATCCAGACTGGACAATGTCACAGGCTTGTACTGATGCCTATGGCAAGACACTTAAAAAATGGCATGGCTGGATTGCCAGTTCAAGTTTCACTGTAATTCCTTGTGCCTGCTGACTTAATTCTGAAATTTCTCTATAGAAATGTACATTATTCCATAAGCTGCTTTGCTTACTGCTcgcttaattaattcaatttatcCTTGTATGCTTGACTTTGAACTGCTGTTGTGACgatttatttttgatatattttctGAAATTGAGTACAACTTTAACCCCATGTATGGGAGTTTAGGCTCTCTTGTTGCTGCTGTCTATTTCAATGTCATCTGAAATCTGTTTCTCCTTTGTATTATGACTCTTGGTTGTTGGCACATTCTTTTGTTTTAggtaatgttttaaaaggctagGCTCGCCTCGAGGCTGAGTCTAAATTATCAAATCCCAAAAAAGGCCAATGCATTATATATGGAAGTTTACTCATTTGTACAGAAGGCCTACATTTGGTGAATTGTTAGTTTTTAGTTGAGACTTGCATATGTCATGTGTGTAAATCCAAAGTTAGATTTGTTTAGAAAATTTAATCTCATATTTATAATTGTCCTAATGCGAGTTGACGGCTCAACCTTTCGAAAATAATTCAGAGTTGCATATTACTTGCATCTCAGATCATGAGAATAATTTGAACCATGTAATATTATGACTACTGTCTTGTAGAATGAATTTAAGAAAGTTAGAATTCTTGGAATGGACAAGAATTAGTGTAGAaattacatatacatacatacatatacatatatatatatatatatatatattttaaaattcattttcaattttctttacttttgttatattttaaaaacatatgtaatttattgcatattttttttacctaaaaaataaatttcccaAAAGGAATATGCCTCAATCCCTTGAGGCTTTTGCCTTACCTCATAAGGGGTTATATGCTTGCTCTAGCCTTTGCCTTTCAAAACATTGGTTTTAGTTATTTCATCTAGTTTAGTGAAAACTTGAGTACCTATCACTTCTCTTATTAGTTTTAGTAATGTAAATGATTGAGAGAACATCCTAGATTGATGAGCCATGAATGCCTGCTGAAtattgacaagatttttcttttcttttttcaccAACCTTTTTCTTGGATAATAGATGAAAATTTTATTGAGTAGGACAcagtctcctctctctctctctctctctctcttcaaaaaagaaaagaaaaagaaaaggtatAACGTTTTTGTTAGAGAAAAACTAAGTGTGACTGAGAAGTCCATCAAATTTTCTTCAATGGTAACCAAGTTcttgacattatttttttttttgcctaaaAAACTTCTTAATGTCTTGGATATTATTATACATACAGGTGGCTATGAAGCTTGCACCGGAGAGGAAGAAGTTCATGGAGGTGATAGGGGGTAAAGGTGATATTAATGCTGACATGGAGAAATTTTGCACAACCTTTTCTCCTCTCCTTGAAGAGAACCACAAGTTTCTGGTATGTCTCATGTTATGAAATGGCTGCTCCAatttcaatctctctctctctctctctctctctctctctcttctctctcaaatTTGAATGCATTTTTGAGTGTTGAATTTGAGAGTTTGGCCATTTTATGACCACAAAATTTGTTGTTACTAACCAGTGCAAAATTTTCAGTTTACAAACAACTGGGGCTTATATTTTGTTGCCATCTGTGACATCCAAAATGTGCTTTGTAAAACCATATTGTGAATCCTGACTCCTGAGGGGGTTGTTAGATTGAAGAAGGAATAAAAAGTTGGTTTCAATTGTCTTTTTTGGAGGGGTTGGAATTTTTTGAGGTGTTTCATCGTAATCTTCTCTTGGCACAGGCTAGCGTTGGCATGGATGATCTGAAAGCTTCATGATGGAAGATGGCTGCTGAAGAGTAGCTCTGGCTGCTTTCTTaccttttctttcttctgctgCTGTCTTTTAAGTTCATTATTTTGTCATCTTTCTATGTATTGTGTAATGACTATAATCCTTCGAACTCTATAAATGACCAATAAATCTGGACTGCTTCctcatttctcatttttttctTGAGTCATGTTTTACTTGGCCTTTGTTGAGAGCCACTTAAAAAAGTACTTATTGTAAAAGGTACTCAAAAATAAGTACTTCTATAGTAATTATTGCGGTGCTTGTTGATACAAGGCAAAATTTCTTATCAGGTTGATCCAGAAAACGATAGGGGTACCAAGGTTCTAGTGCTTCTATGattttctttatttatattttacactTTATTTGGTAGTGGTTTTCCCATATTATTCGCTTACCTTGCATTTGGGGTTCTAGGATTGTGGAGCCcaaaccttgaatttggatttatgtaGATTTAAACAAATTGTATAGTGAAATTGTATTAATGCTGCATTTAGGAGCATAGATTTTAGGTTTTAAATTTGGATTGGATGAATTTGGATAAAACTCAATGCAATTTTGTATTACACTTTGTAcaagttcatgcaaattcaaatctaaggcgTTGCCAGTCTACATATTTAACATTCGGTAAGGCTGTAGTTGGCTTGTGAAAAGGAATGGATTGAGAAAATAGAGAATATCATGCTATACACATTCGGTAAGGTATTTATTCGGTAAGGTTGTAGTTGGCATGCATGGTGAATGTATTTATTCTCCTCCCTCAATCTGGCTTTTGACGGCGACTCTGTCTATCTAGCTATCCACTAGCTCCTCTCCTTTAAATTGTCTTTGTCCGGTGCAACAAATAGCAACTAGGCATGTGGAGACGACACAATAGACAAAGAACAATCAATATACTAATTGGACTAAAACGATCTCGTTTTTATATGAAAAGATAGCAGTTAAATTCTGTCTGCTGATTATTTAAATTATCACATGACAAGTCGCTGGACATGCAGAGGACAATGGTCCTTTACTCCCTGCCAAGGAGAGGATCCAAGCCAACCCAGCGGGATAGGCAAGTCAAGCTTGCTAACAGCTACTATTCGAACCAAGGGAAAAACTCTTTCAGACTTGAGTTCCGTGATCATAGGAAAAGGAGAGGGAATCCCAtcatgttttaggttttaggaaaTTCTTCTTGCCTGAGAAATGATTCTATACTTAACTCAAAtgttgtaaaaaataaaaaataaaaaaaatctgaaacagggtatgaaaaataaaattgagaaaatttatCGGTTGAAGCATGCGTAGCACTGCTCTTAGGAAGATTTTGCTCCACCAATGTGGTGCAAAAGGCTCATTGCCATCTACCCCTAGCATATACAATCCTTCCAATTGGCATGCATTCATTAATTAGAAGACATGAACAACATGACTTGGTTAACCAAAACATATATAACAACAATGACAAAGAAAAAAAGTTATAATCAGATCAACAACAGAAGAATTTTCGAAAAGAATAATTTtataagaaagaagaagaaaattgtaGCAAATCAcgttctaaatatatatatatatatatatatatatatatatatatatatatatatattgttgacctagttggtcatatcccattttgataatgacaaatacacttaatactgatgtttgcactaagacttgcatgcaggttcactctatgcatggaattgaaaaaaatgctatatcatgatggcgtatgatGATATtacagaagactgaagaatattgtaccttatttgtaattgtatttttttatattcttcattctgggt
This genomic stretch from Malania oleifera isolate guangnan ecotype guangnan chromosome 3, ASM2987363v1, whole genome shotgun sequence harbors:
- the LOC131150549 gene encoding glycolipid transfer protein 1; its protein translation is MEGTVFTNALEGMKDVKTEEGKMLTKPFLEVCKHILPVIDKFGAALALVKSDIGGNITRLESKYSSNPSEFNLLYSMVQAEVEAKTAKGSSSYTNGLLWLTRAMDFLVQLFRNLIDHPDWTMSQACTDAYGKTLKKWHGWIASSSFTVAMKLAPERKKFMEVIGGKGDINADMEKFCTTFSPLLEENHKFLASVGMDDLKAS